From one Lycium barbarum isolate Lr01 chromosome 6, ASM1917538v2, whole genome shotgun sequence genomic stretch:
- the LOC132644342 gene encoding uncharacterized protein LOC132644342, protein MLELEEDSHAEDAIHDSDSNVALVSRNVTPQNFSGNGQPNNSANNFNNRGNSQNRGKENNRGRSGGNLNNRGGSSNGQSSGGGSSTNAQAYQPAASQQQGPTAPSWYFPPWAAWGQQPWATPPCPYPTAGWQQSHPAPSQQGVLGPRPPQSFYSSASSSHGGYAPTDIDQAMHTMSLNPPDDKNWYMDTGATSHMTNSQGHPGNVILSSLRSSNLIECNKA, encoded by the exons ATGCTTGAGCTTGAGGAAGATAGCCATGCCGAGGACGCCATTCATGACTCCGACTCGAATGTTGCCCTTGTTTCCCGCAATGTTACTCCTCAGAATTTCTCAGGAAATGGACAGCCCAATAACTCTGCAAATAACTTCAACAATCGTGGGAATTCGCAGAATCGTGGAAAGGAAAATAACCGCGGTCGCAGCGGCGGCAACCTCAACAACCGCGGTGGCAGCAGCAATGGACAAAGCAGCGGCGGGGGCAGCAGCACCAATGCACAGGCATACCAGCCCGCCGCGTCACAACAGCAGGGACCCACTGCCCCGTCGTGGTATTTTCCACCGTGGGCAGCTTGGGGGCAACAGCCGTGGGCTACTCCACCGTGCCCGTACCCCACGGCTGGGTGGCAGCAGTCGCATCCAGCTCCTTCGCAGCAGGGAGTTCTTGGTCCTCGTCCTCCACAGTCGTTCTACTCGTCAGCCTCGTCATCACATGGTGGGTATGCGCCCACAGATATTGATCAAGCTATGCACACAATGTCTTTGAATCCGCCCGATGACaagaattggtacatggacaccggagccacaTCTCATATGACCAACTCCCAAG GTCATCCAGGGAATGTTATTCTTAGTTCTTTAcgtagtagtaatttgattgaatgTAATAAGGCTTGA